Genomic DNA from Leptospiraceae bacterium:
AGTCCGGTACTCCCACACTTGGGGTTTACGGTCGAATAGTTAGTCGTCAGAGTGAGGTTAAGGTGCTCTTATGTCGAGGCTATCCTATCCGCCGCACAAGTAACATCGGCCGATTCTGACCACCATAGTCCCAACCATGCTAACGATAGCATCTAGAACCAATGTAAAATCCATCGTATTCTCATCATAGCTATCATTTTTACAGGGTAACTGTTGTAGCTGTTATCGTCTGAGGCAAATTCCAAGTCCCGACACCAAATGTAAGCGATGAAGAAGCTCGTTGTGTATTAGGCTGTGTTATTGTTTATCAAATTAAGAGTCACAGCTTGTGATGCGCAATTTACTAACATAGCAGGCGTATACATGGGTCAGAATTTAATACCCAGCTGTAAACGTTCCGGCAGCGGCTCCTTCCGTGATAGGAAAGGATTGGCGGGCGAGATGGTGAACCAATGATATCATTGTCAATATTCGTCAGAATCCAGCTCACCCAGCCCGCTATTACCCGCGTAGCGTTTGCGGATACCGGTCGTAAGCCAACATATTCAGTTGCTCCGGTTGCATTGGAAATGTAATTTTAAAAGGAATATCTCCATCATCAAATCCATCCGCGACACTCCGAATCGTTATTGTCTGTGGCATATTCCATCCGCCGGTGGTGGTATTTGTTACCATAACCGCCCGCTGTTGGCAAATTATAAAGACTAACGTTCTATTTGTGATAGAACCGCCCCCTCCGTTTGGTAAAAACAATTTCGCTTCCGTTAAATCAGAGGATACTATATTGGATATAGTTACGTTCCCCGTCGGAAGGTAGATAGAGCTACTTGAGCCGTAATGTTGGAACATCTTCATTGAGCTAAGGCAGAAATGATTGTAAAAGTAAAATAGGAACTCCACTATGAGAGCAATGTTTGTTACGGGAACATTTGGAGTCGGAGTAACTCCTACGTTGGCGTATTTTGCATCAGAGCTGCTTCTAGATCCAAATTGAATTTGTCGGACTCTGTGTTCCGTATGCGTTCCATCGACGACTGCTCTGACTCGAATGGTCTTGTGGAACATTCCATCCCACCCGTGATAGTATCATTCAAACCATCTGAATTTGCATCCGAGATTTACGATCGCCTGACCGCCGGTAGTTGCGGAACACTAACGTTCGATTTGCATAGAAGTACCACCACCAATGGTCGGACCTACGATTGCCTCAAGCATGTCGCTACTTATAACGGATCCAAGGGTAACATTTCCGGTTGGCTCTGAGTTTAAAACTACAGTAATCGTTGACTCCGGTCCTGCTCCACCCGGATCATTCTCATTTACCTGATACCACCGGCGGGTTAATCGTAAAACCGGATACGTCATTATTTATTACCCGCACTGCAACATCTGGCATTTCAAGACATTGGAATAATCAGTCGTGCAATGATTGGCTCTAATACAAGGTAAAACCAAATTTGGATTGTCGATAAAGTCATCCACGGCAATAACCAATAACCGTCTGTCCAATATTCCAGTCACCACCTGCTAAAGTCAAAGAGGTGGGGCTAATCGTAAATTCAGATGATTATTATTTGTTGGAGATCGAGTGTAACAGAAGCCGGACTACATGTATCAGGGCTGGAAGGTGTATCACAGGGAATAGAGGTAAGACTGATTGAAAAGGTTTGTGGGAAATCCCTCCCCCGGTCACAAGCAGATTGATCGATGGCGTAGGTGCGAGTGCGACCATATTAAAACCCCTTGTATCATCATCCTGGTTTGTAAAAGAGCCAGCAGAAGTTGGCGCCCAAATCACCGTAAAACCGCATCAGGAGGTCAATGGCACAGCATTCGGAAATACACGGCGTTAATTTATATTGCCATCATTCACAGAATCATCCTGACCCGTTAAGTCATGACTTGCGGAATATTCCAATTAGTCGGTCCTAAAGAAAAACTGGTAGGGAAATAGTTGCTTCCGTTGAATCACTTGCGGTAATTCCTGAAACACTAATATTACCGCTTGGAATCGTATTTAATATAACGGAAAATTGAGCCTGACCTCCACCTTCGGTAGTGATTGCCGATGTGATAGGCACATAGGTAAGCCGGGAGTATCATTGTCCACGTTGACTACAGTAACAACGGCATGGTTTATTTACATACACCCGATCAACGCTAGTCGAAGGTGAACTTGGAAATTAAACAATTTTTGCCCCATCCAACAGAAAATCATCTACTCCCGTTACTTTTACAATCTGAGAGTGTCCCACTTTTAGAGGGTGAAATATCAAGTTGCGCGCTCGGCGCATTTACAGTAACAGTATCAGAAAAAACAAGTATATAAACATCTGCCCCTGGCTGAGTGGATATTCCGACGTAAACGTTAGCCGCTTGAACTCTCCATTTGTAGAAAGACCTAAAGCAGGTGTGGCTGCAATGCTAGGAGTTTCTTTGTCTGTGTTAATCACAATGCATCTGGAATGACAAGAAGAGAAGAACCTGCAATCCTCCGTTTTCAAAGAGCCAATTTAACTCGATACTGTTGGTTTCCATCCGCAACTCCGTCCAGAACTCCTGCACTGTAATGGTTTGCGGCCCAGTCAAAGTTAATATCCTTGTAATGTAAAAGAAGAAGCCCAGTAACTATTACTCCTTCCGCAGGATTAGAAGATGTTATGGAACCAATCGTAACATCATTTTCTGGCTTTTTACTAAGCTTAATAGTAAAAGAAGCTTGTCTACCAAATTCATTCGTAAACAAAGCATCCGTGTTCTCGACGATAAAATTCTTAGCAGAATCCTTTGTAGGAGAAAATTGAGAGAAAAATTTTCGTAAAACCATAAGCTGTGGAAGTAGGAGATCAGCCTTGATTGCATTGCAGCCGGTGAAGATAGAAAAAAGGATAACAACGAGTGGACTCTTTGGGAAGTGGTAAAGAGTTTTTAAAGTCCATTGTCCTCTCCTTTTTAGTATTTGCGTTATCTAAATACGCCTGACTGACTTTGACCTATTCTGAGAGTCAAAGAGCTTGTAAGATATGCAAGAAGTCTTCCCTTTTTTTCCACCCCGCACTTGGTTGCGTCCAACTCCTACACAGGAATTAGTATTTTTCTTCAGAAAGGGCACTTCATCGTTTTTCGAACAAGTAAAATCAGAACGAAGGATATGAACTAAAACAAAATTAACATATTCCTATAATATTATAGTCATTGGACATATAACAAAAAAGCAAGAATAATCTCTAGTTTGAGCTAGAAATCCCCCCTCCCAAAAGAAATCATTTTTTATTTCCAGATTAGAAGTGGCTTAAATAGCAGGCTTTGGGTTAATTCTGAAACTAACTCTCAAGCAATGTCTTTGAACTTATTTACGATTTCTTTTGCTTGTTTCATTCTGGCTTTGATTCTCAATCATTACACACTTGTGCAATGACATAAGATCGTCCTACTTCCATTCCTTCCAATCCCAAGTCACTTCTTTTTCTTCTCCTTTTAGCTTATAGAATACTGTAAACTGACAGAGCGGATAATAGACATCAGCCGTATTCGGATCAACTAATTCTAATCGAATAGAAATGCGCTCGTCTAATTTCGTGAGTGTAACGGAAATCCTTCTGATTCAATTTTATCTTTCGCGAATACCACATCTGGCTTATCCGTGTAAACCGCTCTCACAGAAAACTCTTTCTGCGATTCTATTTTATCCAGTTTAAAAACAAAGCTGTCATTGCCTTTCGGTATTCCAGTGAGAGTGCAAGAACCATTTACCCCACCTTTTAAATAGCTAGCAAATACTTGGGTGGAATAAATTTGTTCTCTTCCTAAATCCTGCGCATACGCACCCATAGCGCTATAATTGGAATTAAGTATATTGCTTCGATGCCCAGGACTATTCATCCACATAAGAACATGACTGGCAGCAACTTCGGATTCATTCAGGTAATGAATATTATCCTCATCCCATCGTCGATAAGTCCCTGTATTATCTATCTCAATAAAATAACGCTTTCGGGCAATATTCTTATCAAAATTGTAAAGCACATTCTCTCCATACGTATAAGACCCATTAACCGCATTAAATGCCATCATGCAATTTGGATTCTCGGATTTACAAGCCTCTATTACACGATCTACAGGTTGTGATAATACCTTCTCCGAATGCGCCATATTCTGATTTTCCGCCATATACTGAGAATGTATCGTTGCCGCTTTCGTTAAAACAGGATTATACCAAAGCATCGGCAAACCCCTCATTTGCCGCTCTAGGTTTGTTAGATATACAATTTTCTTAGATACAAGAGTCCAATCTAGTTTTGGCTTTGGTCCTAAGTCTCTCTCTGATGTCGCAAATATTGCAAGAGATGCGAGGATTATGGGGATTAGTCGTAAGGGTTTAAATTTTAAATTCATTGGATTATTCTTTCCTTTGTATCAAATGCAATTTCAAGTAATTTTTATGATTTCGTTGTTGGTTGAAATTATTTGTATTGCTTGTAATCTCCTCGATTGATTTCCTCTATGGATTTCATAATATATTCTTTCACCACTTTATTTTTGATCTCTTTGTAATCTTTCAACTTAACCATATAATTTGAACCAATTGTTATCCAGAAATATTCCTCACCAGATTTAATAAAACAATGATGAGGTTTTGCATCATCAGTGGAAATATTAGCTTTTTTTAATTTTTGTATTTCGCTTATAACTGCTTGTTTTATAAGAGGGTTAGCAAGATTACCCTCTGTAATTGAAATTATAATTTTTTTATACCATTCTGGTCGATTGGCATCTTCTATTCTTGTGCCACAGTATTTATTTTCCTATCCTCCCTTTTCTAAGATCATCCGATGCTTCCCTATCATCTGATCGACAAAGACTTGGACTCAATTTGACAATAATTAATAAAAGTAAAATGATTAAGTATTTTTTCATAGAATTTCTCCTCTCATTAAATTTGTAGGCTAATATTCATTTACCAATGATTCATCAGTTTCGTTCTCGATTTTTCATTTTGTATTGGCAAATTCTTCCTCATTTCAACAATATCGAATGATATTTCTGATTACCAGAATTTAATGCTACGATTACATCGTGTAAGCCTTGCCATAACTCGTATATTTCTTGAATCACTTCGAGGCTATTATTCCCGCTAAATAATTTAGGCTCAAAGAGATTGACACCACTTGGAATAAAGATATACACCTTCTCCTTTCGGATATGAACACTTGTGGCGGTTACCGTTTTTTCTTGGAGAAAGATGAGTGCCTTTTGTAATTCAGGAGTGAATATTTTTTTGGCTTCAACAGTATCCGTGCTATAGATGGAAAATTTCTTTTCTAAAAAAGGATTGCCTACTTCTACTTTTTTAAAATCTTTAGGAACATAGATATAGTATGTGAAAATATTATACAGTATATACATTGCATAGACAGATAATAGAATATAATTTATTGTATACCAGTGGAATAAATAAAATAGAACCATAAAAATCGCAAAGAACAAATGAAAGAAGATAACAAAGAATCCACCAGTAAGATGACCATATACTTTGTGAAACAAAAAAGATCCTATCTTTTCAAATGGGAATTTCCCTTTAATGTCCAATTTTTCAATAACGTTAGCCGGTAGACTCGCCAGAAAAAAACCTCCCGCTAGAGTAGTTAATTTCTTCGGTCTCTTCAAATTCAATACTTCATAAGCATCAATCTCAGAAAAAAAGAACTCAACATTTTCTATTTTGCCAGTTACTAAATCTTCGCCTCCATTCCTTTAGGAGTAGTCTTAGCAAAACCACTCTTCATCAACTCCTCTATCGATGCAATGTATTGATTCGGATTGTATTCCGATTCACGCACAAAGCATTTCACAATCTCAGGAATTATTTTCGTTTTAAAACTTTCTGCATATGTTCCAATTATGGCTTTATTCACAAAATAAAGAATTACGATTCCCATGAGCGTTATGTATAGAATAAAACCCTCCCAACTACCAAAACTAAAACCAGATTCAAAACCAATGAATCTTAAATATTTTTGGTTGATAGAAGGAAACTGAAGTAAAAAAAGAAATGCATATACTAGATTAATAGCTATTATCCGTATAACCGTTTTTTCCCTTTCCGCATCAAGCCTTATTAGGCTCATTTGTAATTCGCTGTATAACTCTTTTGCTGTTTTCATTTTGTTGGGTCCTATACTTGATTCGTTTCATTTCATCTTTCCTCAATTTACATTCCTACCTTCTTTACAACTCCCCCACTGATTTTAACATAAATCCTCTTTCCATTTGCGGTATATATACGGTAGCCTCCACGAACTTGGAAATTTTTGCCAAGTAAAGATTCCAAATCTTTTTCTTTCATACCATTCTCAAGTTTAATGTCCTGTTTTTCTGGATTATCTTGATTAGCCTCTTTGATTTTTTCACCGGTCAGAGTAGATAGGTATTTCGCCCATTTCGATTCATTGTCATACATTGCAAAATAAATCTTTGCGTATTCCTTTGCATTATCCTTATTACCCTCAAAGTATTCAAGAATGGACAAATTCAGGATTGGAGTAAATTCGTCACGAACATACTTGTCATTGTAATAAAGTCCTAGTTTATCTTGTTTTACCTCAGCTAAATATTGCGCTCGAACAGTTGGCGATAGAATCGCTAGAAAGCGTTTGGCGTTTTCTTCTTTTTGTAACTGGGAGGCAAGTTGACGAATTAAACCCAGTGCTTTTTTTTCCTCACTTGAATTGAAATACACCAGAGCCAAATTGTTATAAACCTGAATTGTTTTTAATGCGGTCGCTACCTCAGCTAAGAAGACAGCCTTTTCCTTCTGAATTCGTGTGTCAGTAACATCTTTATTGTTTACAAAATAAGACAGAAGCGTCGCATAATTCGAGATAAACGCTAGATCCCCTGAAATATAAACGACTTCTTCATATTTATCCTTTGCATCAAAGTATTTCGCAATATCACCAGGAATTTCCTTGTCTCCTTTGGTAGATTCTTCTTTTTTGAAAACCATATCGTCTCTAAAGGAAGGCATATCTAGGATACTGCGTAAATTTTGATCTTTCAACTGCACTGTTTCGAGCCAGATTTTATGGAGGCAAACAGCTAACGCTTTCGTCAACTCTAGATTATCCTCAAATCCTTTTTTCTTAAGAGAATCTTCTAAAAACTTTCTCGACATCTCTAATTCTTTACCTAGTTGGATATTCGCAAATGTTTTTTCCATTTCAGCAGCCCATGTATGCAAATCCTTTTACTACCTTCAAATACTTTGAGCCTATCATGAGGAGTTGGGTGCGACGCAAAAAAGGGAATTTGTGTTTTCTGCAATTTTGCAGCTTCTTGATGAACTTTATTGAGTATCTCTAACATATCAATCCTCGCAGACGCTTCGTAACCCGCTTTCTGTAATAAGATAAGACCTGAACTATCAGCATCTAATTCTAAGTCCTGACTAAACTTTAC
This window encodes:
- a CDS encoding DUF3137 domain-containing protein yields the protein MKRPKKLTTLAGGFFLASLPANVIEKLDIKGKFPFEKIGSFLFHKVYGHLTGGFFVIFFHLFFAIFMVLFYLFHWYTINYILLSVYAMYILYNIFTYYIYVPKDFKKVEVGNPFLEKKFSIYSTDTVEAKKIFTPELQKALIFLQEKTVTATSVHIRKEKVYIFIPSGVNLFEPKLFSGNNSLEVIQEIYELWQGLHDVIVALNSGNQKYHSILLK